One genomic segment of Virgibacillus doumboii includes these proteins:
- a CDS encoding cold-shock protein: MENGVVKWFNAEKGYGFIQVEEGNDVFVHYSAIQEEGFKSLEEGQEVDFEIVEGERGPQAANVVKK; this comes from the coding sequence ATGGAAAACGGAGTAGTAAAATGGTTCAACGCAGAAAAAGGTTATGGCTTTATTCAGGTTGAAGAAGGAAATGATGTATTCGTACATTATTCTGCAATCCAGGAAGAAGGCTTCAAGTCTTTAGAAGAAGGACAAGAAGTTGACTTTGAAATTGTAGAAGGCGAGCGTGGCCCGCAAGCTGCAAACGTTGTTAAAAAATAA
- a CDS encoding queuosine precursor transporter: MPNEVIWILFALVNFALLLAFYRMFGKMGLFVWIGMATVIANIQVLKTVELFGLTATLGNIIYGTAYLATDILNEKYGKTDAKRAVWIGFSTLIAMTVMMQIALVFNPGADDIAHESLATLFGIIPRVALGSLAAYAVSQYFDVWIYDKLRKMFPSDKFLWLRNNGSTMISQLLDTAVFCTIAFYGEYPTSVWIEIFFTTYVIKFIVAIIDTPFMYIAKHFHKK, translated from the coding sequence ATGCCAAATGAAGTAATTTGGATTTTATTTGCATTGGTAAATTTTGCACTATTACTGGCTTTCTACCGGATGTTTGGGAAAATGGGGCTGTTCGTTTGGATTGGTATGGCTACTGTTATCGCAAATATTCAGGTGCTTAAAACGGTTGAACTATTTGGTCTTACCGCAACATTGGGAAATATCATTTACGGAACAGCATACCTTGCAACAGATATTTTAAACGAAAAATATGGTAAAACAGATGCCAAAAGAGCCGTTTGGATAGGTTTTTCCACACTAATCGCCATGACTGTCATGATGCAAATCGCACTCGTGTTCAATCCGGGAGCAGATGATATTGCGCATGAATCACTCGCAACATTATTCGGGATTATACCCCGTGTAGCTTTGGGAAGTTTGGCGGCTTATGCTGTCAGCCAGTATTTTGACGTATGGATTTATGATAAATTACGTAAAATGTTTCCATCAGACAAATTTTTATGGCTGCGTAACAATGGCAGTACAATGATTAGTCAACTGTTGGATACAGCAGTATTTTGTACAATAGCATTTTACGGAGAATATCCTACTTCTGTATGGATCGAAATTTTCTTTACGACATATGTAATTAAATTTATTGTTGCAATAATTGATACGCCATTTATGTATATTGCTAAACATTTTCATAAAAAATAA
- a CDS encoding type III polyketide synthase: MAYICSLGLGVPSHELSQQTIKELVKNIFTFSDRQLTRLLPVFDNALIDKRQFVVEQNWFKESHSFQEKNDLYHSHAKEYSLQAIDECLTNKQFLTQNVPYEAIDMIIFVSSTGISTPSMDTYLMNERNFREDITRMPLWGLGCAGGAIGLSRAYDWLKAHPDKTVLLVCCELCSLTFQKDDIQKSNLIGTALFGDGISAALLAGEESQYLSHCRQSIPRITRTSSSTKKNSNAIMGWNVSNNGLEVIFSKSIPSLVRSFWDRHIEEFMNQNRLTTGNVHSFIAHPGGKKVLEAMEEVLKVPSEKFKHSYGVLKNHGNMSSSTVLYVLYEWMREDMPEQEVSILSALGPGFSSELLLMEWDKR, translated from the coding sequence ATGGCATATATATGTTCACTTGGTTTAGGTGTCCCGTCACATGAGTTGTCACAGCAGACAATCAAAGAATTAGTAAAGAATATTTTTACCTTCTCTGATAGACAACTAACCAGGTTATTACCTGTATTTGATAATGCTTTGATAGATAAGCGACAATTTGTTGTTGAACAAAATTGGTTTAAAGAAAGTCATTCGTTTCAGGAAAAAAATGACTTGTATCATTCACACGCTAAAGAATATTCATTGCAGGCAATCGATGAATGCCTGACAAACAAGCAGTTTCTGACACAAAATGTTCCGTATGAAGCGATTGATATGATTATTTTTGTTTCAAGCACAGGTATATCCACTCCCTCAATGGATACATATTTAATGAATGAACGGAACTTCAGGGAAGATATTACCCGAATGCCATTATGGGGACTTGGTTGTGCAGGTGGAGCCATTGGTTTATCTCGTGCATATGATTGGCTTAAGGCACACCCGGATAAAACTGTGCTGTTAGTTTGTTGCGAACTCTGCAGTCTTACGTTCCAAAAAGATGACATCCAAAAAAGTAATTTGATTGGAACGGCTCTTTTCGGGGACGGAATAAGTGCTGCATTGCTGGCAGGGGAGGAATCACAATACCTTTCCCATTGCAGGCAATCTATCCCCCGAATAACCCGAACAAGTTCTTCCACAAAGAAAAACAGTAATGCAATTATGGGTTGGAATGTCAGCAATAATGGGTTGGAAGTTATATTTTCAAAGAGTATTCCTTCGCTTGTACGGAGCTTTTGGGATCGGCATATCGAGGAGTTTATGAATCAAAACCGATTAACCACTGGTAATGTACATTCTTTCATTGCACATCCCGGAGGTAAGAAGGTACTGGAAGCAATGGAGGAAGTACTGAAAGTCCCCAGTGAAAAATTCAAACATTCATATGGTGTTTTAAAAAATCATGGGAACATGTCGTCATCAACAGTACTTTATGTTCTTTATGAATGGATGCGGGAAGACATGCCGGAACAGGAAGTAAGTATATTATCAGCGTTGGGCCCGGGGTTCAGCTCGGAATTACTGTTAATGGAGTGGGATAAAAGATGA
- a CDS encoding isoprenylcysteine carboxyl methyltransferase family protein, translating to MTTWMWLFIIAVIAQRLAELYIAKRNEVWMKSKGGIEKGEKHYKLFILLHCLFFTSMILEATLYDHSYAGLNYFLLSIFVLSQIGRIWCIQTLGKFWNTKVIVLPGVALIKKGPYKYVKHPNYIIVAAELFVIPFLIGAPITGMIFPVLHLLLLKIRIPSEEKALTKATP from the coding sequence ATGACAACCTGGATGTGGCTGTTTATTATTGCAGTTATCGCACAGAGGCTTGCTGAGTTATACATTGCCAAACGCAATGAAGTTTGGATGAAGAGCAAGGGTGGGATTGAGAAAGGTGAGAAGCATTATAAATTGTTTATTCTTCTCCATTGTTTATTTTTCACGTCGATGATTTTAGAGGCCACGTTGTATGATCACTCTTATGCAGGGCTAAATTATTTTTTGCTTTCTATCTTTGTTTTATCACAAATTGGAAGGATCTGGTGCATCCAGACGTTAGGAAAGTTCTGGAATACCAAAGTAATCGTATTACCAGGCGTGGCATTAATCAAAAAAGGACCATACAAATATGTAAAACATCCGAATTATATAATTGTTGCTGCTGAACTGTTTGTTATTCCATTTCTTATTGGTGCACCTATTACTGGAATGATTTTCCCGGTTCTTCATTTACTGTTGTTAAAAATACGAATTCCAAGCGAGGAAAAAGCTCTTACAAAAGCTACTCCATAA